The Lucilia cuprina isolate Lc7/37 chromosome 5, ASM2204524v1, whole genome shotgun sequence genome includes a window with the following:
- the LOC111686644 gene encoding ensconsin isoform X3 produces the protein MYNQAETTNRAESREGSVERKAAAKERDDKLKVARERQNEERQRKIEELKAQAEAAQRYREQKEEERRRRIDEIRQRDTDKRSQVEERKKAIMEAEKERREYILRKNQERESRIEVKKRERNSIGYAFGSSTPRLLEPSDFGMVSPSTFWGQRRSTSISNVAGASLSRRSSERELNDSGSKKRATSASGTERHDDHRRKSSSMYEVFNWGYSNDEPPKRFSLSIVGSEINIDGPPPPPTATASTKLNNTKNTFNNTENNYINNNHHNYHHKQYSNHNFYNTKEDNVDTSHIVFRSVARRKTDLMPTIPSPRDGHYGSRSSLSNTPSRTPGRAYSMNRLDQLAQPIRRNGEHIRAIMERQRREQMEMMDETESLGGGRRSAKKSTGNAGGSNNSKMSRSMIHLAGDGAPRPKYNIGGGISTSFLPLGSGSRNACKSMTHLGNYNTYNYNNAWSNTTPRSNLGLQTAATKKYLQSSLASSASNTFKRGQISNTNLYRFDTDSLLLMNSPSLLLNPGSRSGTVTPGGHLNNSRPGSAMSTSTTMSTSGFINRRSVPAARKPRPASIAGTGVSLEEINKLKKENKPPVKTASSLSPSTSAQTTPKRSTNMMSTSLIVTSSSSRLFSAEKKTPIKREPLTPKATTPKPLSKTASSDRLNKLSKEKSKDIMTKSAITPPVANRTTTAKEPTKSKEEKEAINQVKTEVVTKPPAQQNGQKELEETMTAQQQAAVVNSQHEEKTDEGTEKVVTEPEPAVGPPKPKSRSGSKEGSIVRELAPATADNNDAMTASMIAKSKITTEEEAKAALAERRRLAREEAERQAELERQRIEAERLAELKRQEEEAERQRQFEEEAMRMAEEQRKAEEERLRQAIEEAKQREEEEKRKREEEEKQRLEREEAEKKAKEDAEKQRIEVAERLKREEKEREERRKRVEAIMSRTRRGGANTTPNSTPTKENNNSPKPAEATPVTPAVAPAATAAAVTNTAETPAQGGVAETNSNNDINATNTAVNVTNNTTNDTTTTTTNSTNEMVVVNSNNTESVNTTSSSGSSSSTATTPPTPASQQQQSAPVEQPQQQQAQPNNTTNIIPEPQNTQAMYEQSVIDKENSLINSFSNMIIDENVKNFQQNLQQQQQLQAQIVVEETNGKKFAELQQNNDSNITTTTTTTPTSVANGNGHHIESINNKNDIDLLQTVVPSTNQLIDLSLDSQDNNVNFNNNNSLLTTTNTLVTADSHENKDISLL, from the exons atgtataacCAAG CTGAAACAACTAATAGGGCAGAAAGCCGGGAAGGCAGCGTAGAAAGAAAAg cagcAGCCAAAGAGCGTGACGATAAATTGAAAGTTGCTAGGGAACGTCAAAATGAAGAAAGACAAAGAAAAATCGAGGAGCTAAAGGCTCAAGCTGAAGCTGCACAAAGATATCGCGAACAAAAAGAAGAGGAACGTCGACGTCGTATCGATGAGATCAGACAAAGAGACACGGATAAACGTTCACAGGTTGAAGAACGTAAAAAGGCCATAATGGAAGCTGAAAAAGAAAGACGTGAATATATATTGAGAAAGAATCAA gaAAGAGAATCAAGGATAGAAGTTAAGAAACGTGAAAGAAATTCCATTGGTTATGCTTTCGGTTCCTCAACACCACGCTTATTGGAGCCCTCCGATTTTGGCATGGTATCACCAAGTACATTTTGGGGTCAAAGACG TTCCACTTCAATATCAAATGTTGCCGGTGCTTCACTTTCACGTCGAAGTTCAGAACGTGAACTTAACGACAGTGGTTCTAAAAAGCGTGCAACATCAGCCAGTGGCACAGAGAGACATGATG ATCATCGTCGCAAATCATCTTCAATGTATGAAGTATTCAATTGGGGCTACTCAAACGATGAGCCCCCTAAAAGATTTTCACTTTCTATTGTTGGTAGTGAAATAAATATAGATGGACCACCACCACCTCCAACAGCAACAGCTTCTACAAAACTCAACAACACCAAGAACACATTCAACAACACAGagaataattatataaataataatcatcatAATTATCATCATAAACAATATTCAAAtcataatttctataatactaagG AAGATAATGTTGATACATCACATATCGTGTTTCGAAGTGTGGCCAGAAGAAAAACTGATCTTATGCCAACAATACCAAGTCCCAGAGATGGTCACTACGGTTCCCGATCATCACTTAGTAATACACCTTCTCGTACACCAG GACGTGCTTATTCCATGAATCGTTTGGATCAATTGGCTCAACCGATTCGCCGTAATGGCGAACATATAAGAGCCATAATGGAACGTCAGAGACGTGAACAAATGGAAATGATGGATGAAACGGAGTCACTAGGCGGTGGTCGACGTTCGGCCAAAAAATCAACGGGTAATGCGGGCGGCTCAAACAACAGCAAGATGTCACGCAGTATGATACATTTAGCCGGTGATGGGGCTCCTCGTCCCAAATATAATATAGGTGGGGGCATTTCCACCAGCTTTTTACCATTGGGTAGCGGCAGTCGAAATGCCTGTAAGAGTATGACACACTTGGGCAATTATAAtacttataattataataatgccTGGTCAAATACGACACCACGCTCGAATCTAGGCTTACAAACTGCCGCCACCAAAAAATATCTACAATCATCACTAGCTTCATCTGCATCCAACACGTTTAAACGAGGCCAGATCTCTAATACTAACCTCTACCGTTTCGATACAGACTCATTGTTACTCATGAACTCTCCTAGTTTACTTTTAAACCCAG GTTCGCGTTCTGGTACCGTTACACCAGGTGGCCATTTGAATAACTCAAGGCCTGGTAGTGCCATGTCCACATCCACTACAATGTCAACATCAGGTTTTATCAATAGAAGATCAGTGCCGGCTGCACGCAAACCACGTCCGGCTAGTATTGCCGGTACTGGTGTTTCCTTAGAAG aaataaataaacttaaaaaggaaaataaaccgCCCGTAAAGACAGCATCTTCGCTGTCACCGtctacatcagcacaaactacTCCAAAACGTTCAACGAACATGATGTCTACATCACTTATAGTCACATCATCGTCCTCGCGATTATTTAGCGCCGAAAAGAAAACTCCCATTAAAAgg GAACCTCTCACTCCAAAGGCCACAACTCCCAAGCCTCTATCAAAAACTGCTAGTTCAGATCGTCTCAATAAGTTGAGCAAAGAAAAATCCAAGGATATAATGACTAAATCAGCCATTACTCCTCCCGTTGCTAATAGAACTACTACAGCCAAAGAACCTACCAAGAGCAAAGAAGAAAAGGAAGCTATCAATCAAGTTAAAACCGAAGTAGTTACCAAACCACCAGCACAACAGAATGGTCAAAAAGAACTAGAGGAAACAATGACAGCCCAACAGCAGGCTGCTGTCGTCAACTCACAACATGAAGAAAAAACTGATGAAGGCACTGAAAAGGTCGTTACCGAACCAGAACCAGCTGTTGGTCCACCAAAACCCAAATCTCGCAGTGGCAGCAAGGAAGGTTCTATTGTACGTGAGTTAGCTCCAGCCACAGCAGACAACAATGATGCCATGACCGCATCAATGATTGCCAAGAGTAAGATAACCACAGAGGAAGAAGCCAAGGCGGCTTTAGCTGAAAGACGTCGTTTGGCTCGTGAGGAGGCTGAAAGGCAGGCAGAGTTGGAAAGACAGCGCATAGAAGCTGAACGTTTAGCTGAACTCAAGCGCCAGGAAGAAGAGGCTGAACGTCAGCGCCAATTTGAAGAGGAAGCTATGCGTATGGCCGAGGAGCAACGCAAGGCCGAAGAGGAACGTTTGCGTCAAGCCATTGAG GAAGCAAAACAACGTGAAGAAGAGGAGAAACGCAAACGTGAGGAAGAAGAGAAACAACGTTTGGAACGTGAAGAGGCTGAGAAGAAGGCTAAAGAAGATGCTGAAAAGCAAAGAATCGAAGTTGCCGAACGTCTTAAGCGCGAAGAGAAAGAACGTGAAGAAAGACGAAAACGTGTAGAAGCTATTATGTCACGTACCCGCAGAGGTGGTGCCAATACCACACCAAATTCCACTCCTACAAAG GAAAACAATAACTCTCCTAAACCTGCTGAAGCAACTCCTGTTACACCTGCAGTAGCACccgcagcaacagcagcagcagtaactAATACCGCTGAAACACCAGCTCAAGGAGGTGTTGCTGAAACAAATTCTAATAACGACATTAATGCTACCAACACCGCCGTCAACGTCACCAACAATACTACGAACgatacaacaaccacaacaacaaattCTACAAATGAAATGGTAGTAGTTAACAGTAACAACACTGAAAGTGTAAACACAACATCATCATCTGGCTCATCCAGTAGCACAGCTACTACACCACCAACACCAGcatcacaacaacagcaatctGCTCCTGTTGAACaaccacaacagcaacaagcacaacctaataatacaacaaatattattccTGAACCTCAAAACACTCAAGCAATGTATGAGCAGTCAGTTATTGATAAAGAAAATTCACTCATCAATAGTTTTTCCAATATGATTATCGATGAGaatgtaaaaaatttccaacaaaatttacagcaacaacaacaattacaagcACAAATTGTTGTTGAAGAAACAAATGGCAAAAAATTTGCTGAATTACAACAGAATAATGACAGTAATATCACAACAACAACCACTACGACACCAACATCGGTAGCTAATGGCAATGGTCATCATATTGaaagtattaataataaaaa TGATATCGATCTTTTACAAACTGTGGTACCATCAACAAATCAATTAATTGATTTAAGTCTTGACTCTCAAGACAATAATGTTAatttcaataacaataatagttTATTAACAACAACTAATACACTAGTCACTGCTGATAGTCATGAAAATAAAG ATATTTCATTGCTGTGA
- the LOC111686644 gene encoding ensconsin isoform X4, which translates to MYNQAETTNRAESREGSVERKAAKERDDKLKVARERQNEERQRKIEELKAQAEAAQRYREQKEEERRRRIDEIRQRDTDKRSQVEERKKAIMEAEKERREYILRKNQERESRIEVKKRERNSIGYAFGSSTPRLLEPSDFGMVSPSTFWGQRRSTSISNVAGASLSRRSSERELNDSGSKKRATSASGTERHDDHRRKSSSMYEVFNWGYSNDEPPKRFSLSIVGSEINIDGPPPPPTATASTKLNNTKNTFNNTENNYINNNHHNYHHKQYSNHNFYNTKEDNVDTSHIVFRSVARRKTDLMPTIPSPRDGHYGSRSSLSNTPSRTPGRAYSMNRLDQLAQPIRRNGEHIRAIMERQRREQMEMMDETESLGGGRRSAKKSTGNAGGSNNSKMSRSMIHLAGDGAPRPKYNIGGGISTSFLPLGSGSRNACKSMTHLGNYNTYNYNNAWSNTTPRSNLGLQTAATKKYLQSSLASSASNTFKRGQISNTNLYRFDTDSLLLMNSPSLLLNPGSRSGTVTPGGHLNNSRPGSAMSTSTTMSTSGFINRRSVPAARKPRPASIAGTGVSLEEINKLKKENKPPVKTASSLSPSTSAQTTPKRSTNMMSTSLIVTSSSSRLFSAEKKTPIKREPLTPKATTPKPLSKTASSDRLNKLSKEKSKDIMTKSAITPPVANRTTTAKEPTKSKEEKEAINQVKTEVVTKPPAQQNGQKELEETMTAQQQAAVVNSQHEEKTDEGTEKVVTEPEPAVGPPKPKSRSGSKEGSIVRELAPATADNNDAMTASMIAKSKITTEEEAKAALAERRRLAREEAERQAELERQRIEAERLAELKRQEEEAERQRQFEEEAMRMAEEQRKAEEERLRQAIEEAKQREEEEKRKREEEEKQRLEREEAEKKAKEDAEKQRIEVAERLKREEKEREERRKRVEAIMSRTRRGGANTTPNSTPTKENNNSPKPAEATPVTPAVAPAATAAAVTNTAETPAQGGVAETNSNNDINATNTAVNVTNNTTNDTTTTTTNSTNEMVVVNSNNTESVNTTSSSGSSSSTATTPPTPASQQQQSAPVEQPQQQQAQPNNTTNIIPEPQNTQAMYEQSVIDKENSLINSFSNMIIDENVKNFQQNLQQQQQLQAQIVVEETNGKKFAELQQNNDSNITTTTTTTPTSVANGNGHHIESINNKNDIDLLQTVVPSTNQLIDLSLDSQDNNVNFNNNNSLLTTTNTLVTADSHENKDISLL; encoded by the exons atgtataacCAAG CTGAAACAACTAATAGGGCAGAAAGCCGGGAAGGCAGCGTAGAAAGAAAAg cAGCCAAAGAGCGTGACGATAAATTGAAAGTTGCTAGGGAACGTCAAAATGAAGAAAGACAAAGAAAAATCGAGGAGCTAAAGGCTCAAGCTGAAGCTGCACAAAGATATCGCGAACAAAAAGAAGAGGAACGTCGACGTCGTATCGATGAGATCAGACAAAGAGACACGGATAAACGTTCACAGGTTGAAGAACGTAAAAAGGCCATAATGGAAGCTGAAAAAGAAAGACGTGAATATATATTGAGAAAGAATCAA gaAAGAGAATCAAGGATAGAAGTTAAGAAACGTGAAAGAAATTCCATTGGTTATGCTTTCGGTTCCTCAACACCACGCTTATTGGAGCCCTCCGATTTTGGCATGGTATCACCAAGTACATTTTGGGGTCAAAGACG TTCCACTTCAATATCAAATGTTGCCGGTGCTTCACTTTCACGTCGAAGTTCAGAACGTGAACTTAACGACAGTGGTTCTAAAAAGCGTGCAACATCAGCCAGTGGCACAGAGAGACATGATG ATCATCGTCGCAAATCATCTTCAATGTATGAAGTATTCAATTGGGGCTACTCAAACGATGAGCCCCCTAAAAGATTTTCACTTTCTATTGTTGGTAGTGAAATAAATATAGATGGACCACCACCACCTCCAACAGCAACAGCTTCTACAAAACTCAACAACACCAAGAACACATTCAACAACACAGagaataattatataaataataatcatcatAATTATCATCATAAACAATATTCAAAtcataatttctataatactaagG AAGATAATGTTGATACATCACATATCGTGTTTCGAAGTGTGGCCAGAAGAAAAACTGATCTTATGCCAACAATACCAAGTCCCAGAGATGGTCACTACGGTTCCCGATCATCACTTAGTAATACACCTTCTCGTACACCAG GACGTGCTTATTCCATGAATCGTTTGGATCAATTGGCTCAACCGATTCGCCGTAATGGCGAACATATAAGAGCCATAATGGAACGTCAGAGACGTGAACAAATGGAAATGATGGATGAAACGGAGTCACTAGGCGGTGGTCGACGTTCGGCCAAAAAATCAACGGGTAATGCGGGCGGCTCAAACAACAGCAAGATGTCACGCAGTATGATACATTTAGCCGGTGATGGGGCTCCTCGTCCCAAATATAATATAGGTGGGGGCATTTCCACCAGCTTTTTACCATTGGGTAGCGGCAGTCGAAATGCCTGTAAGAGTATGACACACTTGGGCAATTATAAtacttataattataataatgccTGGTCAAATACGACACCACGCTCGAATCTAGGCTTACAAACTGCCGCCACCAAAAAATATCTACAATCATCACTAGCTTCATCTGCATCCAACACGTTTAAACGAGGCCAGATCTCTAATACTAACCTCTACCGTTTCGATACAGACTCATTGTTACTCATGAACTCTCCTAGTTTACTTTTAAACCCAG GTTCGCGTTCTGGTACCGTTACACCAGGTGGCCATTTGAATAACTCAAGGCCTGGTAGTGCCATGTCCACATCCACTACAATGTCAACATCAGGTTTTATCAATAGAAGATCAGTGCCGGCTGCACGCAAACCACGTCCGGCTAGTATTGCCGGTACTGGTGTTTCCTTAGAAG aaataaataaacttaaaaaggaaaataaaccgCCCGTAAAGACAGCATCTTCGCTGTCACCGtctacatcagcacaaactacTCCAAAACGTTCAACGAACATGATGTCTACATCACTTATAGTCACATCATCGTCCTCGCGATTATTTAGCGCCGAAAAGAAAACTCCCATTAAAAgg GAACCTCTCACTCCAAAGGCCACAACTCCCAAGCCTCTATCAAAAACTGCTAGTTCAGATCGTCTCAATAAGTTGAGCAAAGAAAAATCCAAGGATATAATGACTAAATCAGCCATTACTCCTCCCGTTGCTAATAGAACTACTACAGCCAAAGAACCTACCAAGAGCAAAGAAGAAAAGGAAGCTATCAATCAAGTTAAAACCGAAGTAGTTACCAAACCACCAGCACAACAGAATGGTCAAAAAGAACTAGAGGAAACAATGACAGCCCAACAGCAGGCTGCTGTCGTCAACTCACAACATGAAGAAAAAACTGATGAAGGCACTGAAAAGGTCGTTACCGAACCAGAACCAGCTGTTGGTCCACCAAAACCCAAATCTCGCAGTGGCAGCAAGGAAGGTTCTATTGTACGTGAGTTAGCTCCAGCCACAGCAGACAACAATGATGCCATGACCGCATCAATGATTGCCAAGAGTAAGATAACCACAGAGGAAGAAGCCAAGGCGGCTTTAGCTGAAAGACGTCGTTTGGCTCGTGAGGAGGCTGAAAGGCAGGCAGAGTTGGAAAGACAGCGCATAGAAGCTGAACGTTTAGCTGAACTCAAGCGCCAGGAAGAAGAGGCTGAACGTCAGCGCCAATTTGAAGAGGAAGCTATGCGTATGGCCGAGGAGCAACGCAAGGCCGAAGAGGAACGTTTGCGTCAAGCCATTGAG GAAGCAAAACAACGTGAAGAAGAGGAGAAACGCAAACGTGAGGAAGAAGAGAAACAACGTTTGGAACGTGAAGAGGCTGAGAAGAAGGCTAAAGAAGATGCTGAAAAGCAAAGAATCGAAGTTGCCGAACGTCTTAAGCGCGAAGAGAAAGAACGTGAAGAAAGACGAAAACGTGTAGAAGCTATTATGTCACGTACCCGCAGAGGTGGTGCCAATACCACACCAAATTCCACTCCTACAAAG GAAAACAATAACTCTCCTAAACCTGCTGAAGCAACTCCTGTTACACCTGCAGTAGCACccgcagcaacagcagcagcagtaactAATACCGCTGAAACACCAGCTCAAGGAGGTGTTGCTGAAACAAATTCTAATAACGACATTAATGCTACCAACACCGCCGTCAACGTCACCAACAATACTACGAACgatacaacaaccacaacaacaaattCTACAAATGAAATGGTAGTAGTTAACAGTAACAACACTGAAAGTGTAAACACAACATCATCATCTGGCTCATCCAGTAGCACAGCTACTACACCACCAACACCAGcatcacaacaacagcaatctGCTCCTGTTGAACaaccacaacagcaacaagcacaacctaataatacaacaaatattattccTGAACCTCAAAACACTCAAGCAATGTATGAGCAGTCAGTTATTGATAAAGAAAATTCACTCATCAATAGTTTTTCCAATATGATTATCGATGAGaatgtaaaaaatttccaacaaaatttacagcaacaacaacaattacaagcACAAATTGTTGTTGAAGAAACAAATGGCAAAAAATTTGCTGAATTACAACAGAATAATGACAGTAATATCACAACAACAACCACTACGACACCAACATCGGTAGCTAATGGCAATGGTCATCATATTGaaagtattaataataaaaa TGATATCGATCTTTTACAAACTGTGGTACCATCAACAAATCAATTAATTGATTTAAGTCTTGACTCTCAAGACAATAATGTTAatttcaataacaataatagttTATTAACAACAACTAATACACTAGTCACTGCTGATAGTCATGAAAATAAAG ATATTTCATTGCTGTGA
- the LOC111686644 gene encoding ensconsin isoform X5 — protein sequence MASLGGEQQISTNNSAAETTNRAESREGSVERKAAAKERDDKLKVARERQNEERQRKIEELKAQAEAAQRYREQKEEERRRRIDEIRQRDTDKRSQVEERKKAIMEAEKERREYILRKNQERESRIEVKKRERNSIGYAFGSSTPRLLEPSDFGMVSPSTFWGQRRSTSISNVAGASLSRRSSERELNDSGSKKRATSASGTERHDEDNVDTSHIVFRSVARRKTDLMPTIPSPRDGHYGSRSSLSNTPSRTPGRAYSMNRLDQLAQPIRRNGEHIRAIMERQRREQMEMMDETESLGGGRRSAKKSTGNAGGSNNSKMSRSMIHLAGDGAPRPKYNIGGGISTSFLPLGSGSRNACKSMTHLGNYNTYNYNNAWSNTTPRSNLGLQTAATKKYLQSSLASSASNTFKRGQISNTNLYRFDTDSLLLMNSPSLLLNPGSRSGTVTPGGHLNNSRPGSAMSTSTTMSTSGFINRRSVPAARKPRPASIAGTGVSLEEINKLKKENKPPVKTASSLSPSTSAQTTPKRSTNMMSTSLIVTSSSSRLFSAEKKTPIKREPLTPKATTPKPLSKTASSDRLNKLSKEKSKDIMTKSAITPPVANRTTTAKEPTKSKEEKEAINQVKTEVVTKPPAQQNGQKELEETMTAQQQAAVVNSQHEEKTDEGTEKVVTEPEPAVGPPKPKSRSGSKEGSIVRELAPATADNNDAMTASMIAKSKITTEEEAKAALAERRRLAREEAERQAELERQRIEAERLAELKRQEEEAERQRQFEEEAMRMAEEQRKAEEERLRQAIEEAKQREEEEKRKREEEEKQRLEREEAEKKAKEDAEKQRIEVAERLKREEKEREERRKRVEAIMSRTRRGGANTTPNSTPTKENNNSPKPAEATPVTPAVAPAATAAAVTNTAETPAQGGVAETNSNNDINATNTAVNVTNNTTNDTTTTTTNSTNEMVVVNSNNTESVNTTSSSGSSSSTATTPPTPASQQQQSAPVEQPQQQQAQPNNTTNIIPEPQNTQAMYEQSVIDKENSLINSFSNMIIDENVKNFQQNLQQQQQLQAQIVVEETNGKKFAELQQNNDSNITTTTTTTPTSVANGNGHHIESINNKNDIDLLQTVVPSTNQLIDLSLDSQDNNVNFNNNNSLLTTTNTLVTADSHENKDISLL from the exons ATGGCGAGTCTTGGGGGCGAAcaacaaatttcaacaaataattcAGCAG CTGAAACAACTAATAGGGCAGAAAGCCGGGAAGGCAGCGTAGAAAGAAAAg cagcAGCCAAAGAGCGTGACGATAAATTGAAAGTTGCTAGGGAACGTCAAAATGAAGAAAGACAAAGAAAAATCGAGGAGCTAAAGGCTCAAGCTGAAGCTGCACAAAGATATCGCGAACAAAAAGAAGAGGAACGTCGACGTCGTATCGATGAGATCAGACAAAGAGACACGGATAAACGTTCACAGGTTGAAGAACGTAAAAAGGCCATAATGGAAGCTGAAAAAGAAAGACGTGAATATATATTGAGAAAGAATCAA gaAAGAGAATCAAGGATAGAAGTTAAGAAACGTGAAAGAAATTCCATTGGTTATGCTTTCGGTTCCTCAACACCACGCTTATTGGAGCCCTCCGATTTTGGCATGGTATCACCAAGTACATTTTGGGGTCAAAGACG TTCCACTTCAATATCAAATGTTGCCGGTGCTTCACTTTCACGTCGAAGTTCAGAACGTGAACTTAACGACAGTGGTTCTAAAAAGCGTGCAACATCAGCCAGTGGCACAGAGAGACATGATG AAGATAATGTTGATACATCACATATCGTGTTTCGAAGTGTGGCCAGAAGAAAAACTGATCTTATGCCAACAATACCAAGTCCCAGAGATGGTCACTACGGTTCCCGATCATCACTTAGTAATACACCTTCTCGTACACCAG GACGTGCTTATTCCATGAATCGTTTGGATCAATTGGCTCAACCGATTCGCCGTAATGGCGAACATATAAGAGCCATAATGGAACGTCAGAGACGTGAACAAATGGAAATGATGGATGAAACGGAGTCACTAGGCGGTGGTCGACGTTCGGCCAAAAAATCAACGGGTAATGCGGGCGGCTCAAACAACAGCAAGATGTCACGCAGTATGATACATTTAGCCGGTGATGGGGCTCCTCGTCCCAAATATAATATAGGTGGGGGCATTTCCACCAGCTTTTTACCATTGGGTAGCGGCAGTCGAAATGCCTGTAAGAGTATGACACACTTGGGCAATTATAAtacttataattataataatgccTGGTCAAATACGACACCACGCTCGAATCTAGGCTTACAAACTGCCGCCACCAAAAAATATCTACAATCATCACTAGCTTCATCTGCATCCAACACGTTTAAACGAGGCCAGATCTCTAATACTAACCTCTACCGTTTCGATACAGACTCATTGTTACTCATGAACTCTCCTAGTTTACTTTTAAACCCAG GTTCGCGTTCTGGTACCGTTACACCAGGTGGCCATTTGAATAACTCAAGGCCTGGTAGTGCCATGTCCACATCCACTACAATGTCAACATCAGGTTTTATCAATAGAAGATCAGTGCCGGCTGCACGCAAACCACGTCCGGCTAGTATTGCCGGTACTGGTGTTTCCTTAGAAG aaataaataaacttaaaaaggaaaataaaccgCCCGTAAAGACAGCATCTTCGCTGTCACCGtctacatcagcacaaactacTCCAAAACGTTCAACGAACATGATGTCTACATCACTTATAGTCACATCATCGTCCTCGCGATTATTTAGCGCCGAAAAGAAAACTCCCATTAAAAgg GAACCTCTCACTCCAAAGGCCACAACTCCCAAGCCTCTATCAAAAACTGCTAGTTCAGATCGTCTCAATAAGTTGAGCAAAGAAAAATCCAAGGATATAATGACTAAATCAGCCATTACTCCTCCCGTTGCTAATAGAACTACTACAGCCAAAGAACCTACCAAGAGCAAAGAAGAAAAGGAAGCTATCAATCAAGTTAAAACCGAAGTAGTTACCAAACCACCAGCACAACAGAATGGTCAAAAAGAACTAGAGGAAACAATGACAGCCCAACAGCAGGCTGCTGTCGTCAACTCACAACATGAAGAAAAAACTGATGAAGGCACTGAAAAGGTCGTTACCGAACCAGAACCAGCTGTTGGTCCACCAAAACCCAAATCTCGCAGTGGCAGCAAGGAAGGTTCTATTGTACGTGAGTTAGCTCCAGCCACAGCAGACAACAATGATGCCATGACCGCATCAATGATTGCCAAGAGTAAGATAACCACAGAGGAAGAAGCCAAGGCGGCTTTAGCTGAAAGACGTCGTTTGGCTCGTGAGGAGGCTGAAAGGCAGGCAGAGTTGGAAAGACAGCGCATAGAAGCTGAACGTTTAGCTGAACTCAAGCGCCAGGAAGAAGAGGCTGAACGTCAGCGCCAATTTGAAGAGGAAGCTATGCGTATGGCCGAGGAGCAACGCAAGGCCGAAGAGGAACGTTTGCGTCAAGCCATTGAG GAAGCAAAACAACGTGAAGAAGAGGAGAAACGCAAACGTGAGGAAGAAGAGAAACAACGTTTGGAACGTGAAGAGGCTGAGAAGAAGGCTAAAGAAGATGCTGAAAAGCAAAGAATCGAAGTTGCCGAACGTCTTAAGCGCGAAGAGAAAGAACGTGAAGAAAGACGAAAACGTGTAGAAGCTATTATGTCACGTACCCGCAGAGGTGGTGCCAATACCACACCAAATTCCACTCCTACAAAG GAAAACAATAACTCTCCTAAACCTGCTGAAGCAACTCCTGTTACACCTGCAGTAGCACccgcagcaacagcagcagcagtaactAATACCGCTGAAACACCAGCTCAAGGAGGTGTTGCTGAAACAAATTCTAATAACGACATTAATGCTACCAACACCGCCGTCAACGTCACCAACAATACTACGAACgatacaacaaccacaacaacaaattCTACAAATGAAATGGTAGTAGTTAACAGTAACAACACTGAAAGTGTAAACACAACATCATCATCTGGCTCATCCAGTAGCACAGCTACTACACCACCAACACCAGcatcacaacaacagcaatctGCTCCTGTTGAACaaccacaacagcaacaagcacaacctaataatacaacaaatattattccTGAACCTCAAAACACTCAAGCAATGTATGAGCAGTCAGTTATTGATAAAGAAAATTCACTCATCAATAGTTTTTCCAATATGATTATCGATGAGaatgtaaaaaatttccaacaaaatttacagcaacaacaacaattacaagcACAAATTGTTGTTGAAGAAACAAATGGCAAAAAATTTGCTGAATTACAACAGAATAATGACAGTAATATCACAACAACAACCACTACGACACCAACATCGGTAGCTAATGGCAATGGTCATCATATTGaaagtattaataataaaaa TGATATCGATCTTTTACAAACTGTGGTACCATCAACAAATCAATTAATTGATTTAAGTCTTGACTCTCAAGACAATAATGTTAatttcaataacaataatagttTATTAACAACAACTAATACACTAGTCACTGCTGATAGTCATGAAAATAAAG ATATTTCATTGCTGTGA